A genomic segment from Desulfurispirillum indicum S5 encodes:
- a CDS encoding GGDEF domain-containing response regulator, with protein MKSAPNSLESRIQELHSDYTNQLPGKISRIQIAWNNICEQGWSEEHTSTISTICHGLAGSAKTFGFSALSKSARVLEELLEETQRSQGTQQEALATQISQMMHTIAHHASRPDRRQGLFSRITMTQQTEPQPINRTVAIVDSDREFATNLATQMGYFDLQAHTYTSTTAFLADLNETLPGILVISAQLSKGNGIAVASEAASRLAERPRILISSDLDDMKLRLACVRAGGEAFLVKPFEATQVIALINKTDTCPSKEPYRVMVVDDSLTMSQLFTLTLEQAGMDVRTVNDPMDMLNVMLDFHPELILLDMYMPQCDGDDLAKVIRQHEAFFSTPIVFLSAETDFERQLSALSTGGDDFLTKPIEPAHLVQAVSSRVQRSRQLHSLMVRDGLTGLLNHTESKRQLDILLERAKRANTPLCFAMLDIDHFKRVNDAHGHPVGDRVIKSLSHFLQQRLRKTDVVGRYGGEEFVIIFPDTTESDGQRVMEELREKFAMVTHHAGDQSFQCTFSCGIATFPHFSNATEIVDRADQALYSAKNQGRNKVIAAAHR; from the coding sequence GTGAAATCGGCACCCAACAGCCTCGAATCGCGCATCCAGGAGTTGCACAGCGACTACACTAACCAGCTGCCAGGAAAAATCAGTCGCATCCAGATTGCCTGGAACAATATCTGCGAACAGGGCTGGTCAGAAGAGCACACCAGCACCATCAGCACCATATGCCACGGACTGGCCGGCTCCGCCAAAACCTTCGGGTTTTCCGCACTCAGCAAAAGCGCCCGCGTACTGGAAGAGCTCCTCGAAGAAACGCAACGCTCCCAGGGAACCCAGCAAGAAGCCCTTGCCACTCAAATCAGCCAGATGATGCACACTATCGCCCACCACGCTTCCCGTCCGGATCGGCGCCAAGGTCTCTTCAGTCGTATTACCATGACCCAGCAGACCGAACCGCAGCCAATTAACCGGACGGTCGCCATCGTCGACAGCGACCGGGAATTCGCCACGAACCTGGCCACCCAGATGGGTTACTTCGACCTGCAGGCACACACCTACACCAGCACCACTGCCTTCTTGGCCGACCTGAACGAGACCCTGCCCGGCATCCTGGTCATCAGCGCCCAACTGAGTAAAGGCAATGGAATTGCGGTGGCCAGTGAAGCTGCCAGTCGCCTTGCCGAGCGCCCACGCATTCTGATCAGCTCTGACCTGGATGACATGAAACTTCGACTGGCATGTGTCCGCGCCGGAGGTGAAGCGTTTCTGGTGAAACCTTTCGAAGCCACTCAGGTGATCGCCCTGATCAACAAAACCGACACCTGCCCCAGTAAAGAGCCCTACCGGGTCATGGTCGTGGACGACTCCCTCACCATGTCCCAACTCTTTACACTGACCCTGGAACAGGCCGGCATGGACGTGCGCACAGTAAATGACCCCATGGACATGCTCAACGTCATGCTCGACTTCCATCCTGAGCTCATCCTGCTGGACATGTACATGCCCCAGTGCGATGGAGACGACCTCGCGAAAGTCATCCGCCAGCACGAAGCCTTTTTCAGCACCCCCATCGTCTTCCTGTCAGCGGAAACAGACTTTGAACGCCAACTGAGCGCCCTGAGCACAGGCGGCGACGACTTTCTCACCAAACCCATAGAACCGGCACATCTGGTGCAGGCCGTTTCCAGCCGGGTGCAGCGTTCACGCCAGCTGCACTCCCTCATGGTGCGCGACGGACTCACAGGGCTGCTCAACCACACGGAAAGCAAACGTCAGCTGGATATCCTGCTGGAGCGGGCCAAACGCGCCAACACACCACTGTGCTTTGCCATGCTGGATATCGATCACTTCAAGCGGGTAAACGACGCCCATGGACACCCGGTTGGCGATCGCGTCATCAAGAGCCTTTCCCACTTCCTCCAGCAGCGCCTGCGGAAAACCGATGTGGTAGGCAGATATGGGGGAGAGGAGTTTGTGATCATTTTTCCGGACACTACGGAATCTGACGGACAGCGCGTCATGGAAGAGCTGCGGGAAAAATTTGCCATGGTAACCCACCACGCCGGGGATCAGTCCTTTCAGTGCACCTTCAGCTGCGGCATTGCCACCTTCCCCCACTTCAGCAATGCCACGGAAATAGTGGACCGCGCCGACCAGGCCCTGTACAGCGCCAAAAACCAGGGGCGCAACAAGGTGATTGCGGCAGCACACCGCTGA
- a CDS encoding ribonuclease J produces the protein MSQPKNEKSPRRGSKSRPQRQPQGNSSGQPGATKFDGIKITPLGGLREIGMNVTCYETSKHMIIVDCGLMFPEETQLGVDVVIPDFTYIVANASKVQGLFITHGHEDHIGAIPFLVRQVPKLKIFATRLVAGMIRHRLKERNLENAVTIIEVAAKDRVNVNDFSVEFIAVNHSIADACALAIDTPHGVIIHTGDFKIDYTPVDGRVIDLPSFARYGENGVLALLSDSTNTESVGMSATEGVVRQALDEEIEGCKGKVIVSAFSSNIHRIQTLMDIAKKFGRKIAFDGRSILNNTRIARETGYMHFEDEDIIPIKDTKGIAPQKLMIITTGSQGESLAALPRMANDGHAHVKIKPGDTIIFSSKTIPGNERSVSKLVNQLFLKGARVVYNNRRVHASGHAYQEEQKTMINLVRPKYFIPIHGEYRHLYLHSELAKSMNIPDQNIFILKNGQPLLLNEKEGKVLPEEVNGRVFIDGSSMEGVEEPVLMDRRSLGSQGIAVVHMAISQKDGELVSGPNLVTSGFELSAQTRKEIEDEIKEIFSSTYEEGKTQRLLRIDARRIIRKSMKKKADREPLVLPVITEI, from the coding sequence ATGTCACAGCCAAAAAACGAGAAAAGCCCAAGAAGAGGCTCAAAATCACGTCCCCAGCGCCAGCCCCAGGGCAACTCCTCCGGGCAGCCCGGTGCCACGAAATTCGATGGCATCAAAATCACTCCCCTTGGTGGTCTGCGCGAAATAGGGATGAATGTTACCTGTTATGAGACCAGCAAGCACATGATCATTGTCGACTGTGGTCTGATGTTTCCGGAGGAGACCCAGCTGGGTGTCGATGTGGTCATCCCAGACTTCACCTACATTGTCGCCAATGCCAGCAAGGTTCAGGGTCTGTTTATCACCCATGGCCATGAAGATCACATCGGTGCAATCCCCTTCCTGGTTCGGCAGGTGCCGAAGCTGAAGATTTTCGCCACCCGGCTTGTGGCGGGGATGATCCGCCACCGCCTCAAGGAGCGCAATCTGGAAAACGCCGTTACCATTATCGAGGTTGCGGCCAAGGATCGGGTGAATGTCAATGACTTCAGCGTGGAGTTTATTGCCGTGAATCACAGTATCGCTGATGCCTGCGCGCTGGCCATCGACACCCCCCATGGAGTCATCATCCATACTGGTGATTTCAAGATTGACTACACGCCAGTGGATGGACGCGTGATTGATCTGCCCTCTTTTGCCCGCTATGGGGAGAATGGCGTGCTGGCCCTGCTGTCCGACTCCACCAATACGGAATCCGTTGGCATGTCGGCCACGGAAGGGGTGGTGCGGCAGGCGCTTGACGAAGAGATAGAAGGCTGCAAGGGCAAGGTGATCGTGTCTGCTTTCAGCTCCAACATTCATCGTATTCAGACGCTCATGGATATTGCCAAGAAGTTTGGCCGTAAGATCGCTTTCGATGGCCGCAGTATCCTCAATAACACCAGGATTGCCCGCGAGACCGGCTATATGCACTTCGAGGACGAGGATATCATTCCCATCAAGGACACCAAGGGCATAGCGCCTCAGAAGCTCATGATCATCACGACCGGCTCCCAGGGGGAAAGCCTGGCGGCACTGCCGCGCATGGCCAATGATGGACACGCCCATGTGAAAATCAAGCCCGGAGATACGATTATCTTCTCCTCCAAGACGATTCCCGGCAACGAGCGCAGTGTCTCGAAACTGGTGAATCAGCTCTTCCTGAAGGGAGCGCGGGTTGTCTACAATAACCGTCGAGTGCACGCTTCCGGTCACGCCTATCAGGAAGAGCAGAAGACCATGATCAATCTGGTGCGTCCCAAGTACTTCATTCCTATCCACGGTGAGTACCGCCACCTCTATCTCCACAGCGAGCTGGCCAAGTCCATGAATATTCCAGACCAGAATATCTTCATCCTGAAGAACGGGCAGCCTCTGTTGCTGAACGAAAAAGAGGGGAAGGTTCTTCCGGAAGAAGTCAACGGGCGGGTATTTATCGATGGTTCAAGCATGGAGGGAGTCGAGGAACCGGTGCTGATGGATCGTCGCAGCCTCGGCAGCCAGGGTATCGCGGTGGTTCACATGGCCATCTCCCAGAAGGATGGGGAGCTTGTTTCCGGTCCAAATCTGGTGACCAGTGGTTTTGAACTTTCCGCCCAGACCCGCAAGGAAATCGAAGATGAGATCAAGGAGATATTCTCCAGTACGTACGAGGAAGGTAAGACTCAGCGCCTGCTGCGCATTGACGCGCGACGCATTATCCGTAAATCCATGAAGAAAAAAGCAGACCGCGAACCCTTGGTTCTGCCGGTTATAACGGAGATATAG
- a CDS encoding transposase, with the protein MKNTPRPSLVPVSDDLWERVRPLIPPHTGKKKPGRPRMDDRQAFNAILYICSTGCAWKSLPKEFGASSTVHDRFQYWRQCGLIFRLRQMGILPRQGPAASCSRQFAS; encoded by the coding sequence ATGAAGAATACCCCTCGCCCCTCTCTGGTTCCTGTGTCTGACGACCTGTGGGAACGTGTCCGACCACTGATACCGCCACATACCGGTAAAAAAAAGCCTGGACGACCTCGCATGGATGACCGTCAGGCATTCAATGCCATACTCTATATCTGCTCTACAGGCTGTGCCTGGAAATCTCTTCCCAAGGAGTTCGGCGCCTCCAGCACCGTTCACGACCGCTTTCAGTACTGGAGACAATGCGGCCTGATCTTCCGCCTGCGTCAGATGGGCATACTGCCGCGCCAAGGACCAGCTGCAAGCTGTTCACGCCAGTTCGCGTCTTAA
- a CDS encoding response regulator, protein MQKQKKMNCHVLVVDCEEDSRRFMAKIIGSLVQEVSQVADAEGCLQAVRQLQPDIVVLNVGVGLIRSLIKVIGESSVSCRTLAVVSFWDEADEVAGADGVLAKPIMKKDLLGLLKQLQPGQ, encoded by the coding sequence GTGCAGAAGCAGAAGAAGATGAATTGTCATGTACTGGTTGTGGACTGCGAGGAAGACAGCCGCCGTTTCATGGCCAAGATAATCGGCTCACTGGTGCAGGAAGTCTCCCAGGTCGCTGATGCCGAGGGATGTCTGCAGGCGGTGCGACAGCTGCAGCCTGATATTGTCGTTCTCAACGTTGGCGTTGGGCTTATTCGCAGTCTGATAAAAGTCATCGGGGAGAGTTCAGTTTCATGTCGTACGCTGGCGGTGGTCAGCTTCTGGGATGAGGCTGACGAGGTGGCTGGTGCCGATGGGGTGCTGGCGAAACCTATCATGAAAAAGGATCTGCTGGGCCTGCTGAAGCAGCTTCAGCCTGGGCAGTAG